The Lacrimispora xylanolytica genome has a segment encoding these proteins:
- a CDS encoding HD-GYP domain-containing protein translates to MIYLPIEKLTEGMILARNIPGTNSILPFAVAGYQLSDRIIMRLKNIGVQGAYIHTALTEGIEPVDFVEPELKAKMLTSIRSTFDQSLKKMTIQSSMQNYRDLTSVAKSVVMNILNMDKYLFQMIDIRDYDNYTYSHSLYVGILSVLLGRFIGLSLDQLNDLALCGLMHDIGKTDIPLEITNKAGPLSDEEFEIMKKHPDLSYEKLSTCKLFSQKVLQGIRAHHEKYDGTGYPFALIGDSIPLYARILAIADVYDALSSTRPYRKAWPPKKIFDYLTSRCSSHFDPDLLTAFLQCVSAYPIGTVVHLSDGSTAVVKDNTPGFTLRPIIRFIAPAAKAGQEVDLSIEALNLTILDDMDD, encoded by the coding sequence TTGATTTATCTTCCTATAGAGAAATTGACCGAAGGTATGATACTAGCCCGTAATATCCCTGGGACAAATTCAATACTTCCATTTGCAGTTGCCGGTTATCAGCTAAGTGACCGCATCATCATGCGCCTTAAAAATATCGGGGTTCAGGGCGCCTATATCCATACGGCACTGACGGAAGGCATTGAGCCCGTGGATTTTGTTGAACCTGAATTAAAAGCCAAAATGCTTACCAGCATCCGCAGTACCTTTGACCAAAGCTTAAAGAAAATGACCATACAATCCAGTATGCAAAACTACCGCGACCTCACCTCTGTGGCTAAATCAGTGGTAATGAATATTTTAAATATGGACAAATACCTGTTTCAGATGATCGATATCAGGGATTATGACAATTATACCTACTCTCATAGTCTGTATGTAGGTATATTAAGCGTTCTCTTAGGACGTTTCATTGGCTTGTCCCTGGACCAGCTCAACGATCTGGCGCTGTGCGGACTGATGCATGACATAGGGAAAACCGATATCCCTCTGGAGATCACCAACAAGGCCGGCCCTCTGAGTGACGAAGAATTTGAAATCATGAAAAAGCACCCTGATCTTTCCTATGAAAAATTAAGCACTTGCAAGCTATTTTCTCAGAAGGTTCTTCAGGGCATCCGTGCTCATCATGAAAAATACGACGGAACCGGCTATCCCTTTGCCCTTATCGGAGACAGCATTCCTCTTTATGCCAGAATTCTGGCAATCGCAGATGTCTACGATGCCTTAAGCTCCACAAGACCTTACCGGAAAGCATGGCCTCCCAAAAAAATATTTGATTATCTGACCAGCCGCTGCAGCTCTCATTTTGACCCGGATCTTTTAACCGCCTTCCTCCAATGTGTATCTGCATACCCAATCGGTACAGTTGTCCACCTAAGCGACGGAAGCACGGCAGTCGTCAAGGATAACACGCCTGGCTTCACCCTGCGGCCTATCATCCGCTTTATCGCTCCTGCTGCAAAAGCCGGACAAGAGGTGGATCTTTCCATAGAAGCATTAAATCTCACAATTCTTGATGATATGGATGATTAA
- a CDS encoding low molecular weight protein-tyrosine-phosphatase — MIQILFVCLGNICRSPMAEFVMKDLVKNRNMEDLFFIASAATSSEEIGNPVHPGTRKKLSEFGISVEGKQAVQLTRDDYDKYDYIVGMESRNITNMMRIFGSDPQGKVSRLLDYGQRPRDIADPWYTGDFDTTYEDVLEGCEALFLHICNQNDK; from the coding sequence ATGATTCAGATACTATTCGTCTGTCTGGGCAATATTTGCCGTTCCCCTATGGCGGAATTTGTTATGAAGGATCTCGTGAAAAACAGAAATATGGAAGATTTATTTTTTATTGCTTCTGCTGCCACCAGCAGTGAAGAGATTGGAAACCCGGTGCATCCTGGAACGAGAAAGAAGTTAAGTGAGTTTGGGATATCCGTAGAGGGAAAGCAGGCAGTTCAGCTCACCAGAGATGATTATGACAAGTATGATTATATTGTTGGAATGGAATCACGAAACATAACTAACATGATGAGAATATTCGGCAGTGATCCGCAAGGCAAAGTAAGCCGGCTGCTGGATTATGGGCAAAGGCCAAGAGATATTGCAGATCCGTGGTATACCGGAGACTTTGATACAACCTATGAAGATGTTTTAGAAGGGTGCGAAGCTCTCTTTCTCCATATATGCAATCAGAATGACAAATAA
- a CDS encoding aminoglycoside phosphotransferase family protein — protein MTNHLFQFDIHDWSTWGEVYCSKEEFTPLIQYIFECEGLEFQALQNCKPGTNGVFRVGEYVIKVFVPLESGYDSLPDYRAELFAMERANEVGVSVPKLIAKGQIQDKYLFRYLIMECVKGENLGEIKDTLGREQKLEIGKKLRDIVRGWATPCENFNGVDAIGRTLRSKRWEEASDEIKNAQKKFLEGLKKESSVFVHGDLTEDNLMVDQSGKLTVIDFADSLIAPGIYEDMTLICDAFHFDRDFLEGYYGKISTEELTEKCMGAILCHEYGYHVVKSMFGPVADLRELRDKIVEQLTDSSTERK, from the coding sequence ATGACAAACCATCTATTTCAGTTCGATATACATGACTGGAGCACCTGGGGAGAAGTTTATTGTTCAAAAGAAGAATTTACGCCATTGATTCAATACATATTTGAATGTGAGGGCTTAGAGTTTCAAGCATTACAAAATTGCAAACCAGGGACCAACGGAGTTTTCCGGGTGGGAGAATATGTGATAAAGGTGTTTGTCCCTTTGGAATCGGGGTATGACAGTCTGCCGGATTATAGAGCGGAGCTTTTTGCCATGGAACGAGCAAATGAAGTTGGAGTCAGCGTTCCAAAGCTGATTGCAAAAGGGCAGATACAGGATAAATATTTATTTAGATATCTGATTATGGAATGCGTGAAGGGAGAAAACTTAGGGGAGATAAAGGATACCCTAGGAAGAGAACAGAAACTTGAAATTGGAAAGAAGCTTCGTGATATTGTAAGGGGCTGGGCGACGCCTTGTGAAAATTTTAATGGAGTAGATGCCATTGGCCGGACTTTAAGGAGTAAGCGGTGGGAGGAGGCTTCTGACGAAATAAAGAATGCGCAGAAAAAGTTCCTGGAAGGTTTAAAGAAGGAATCGTCTGTATTTGTTCATGGGGATCTAACAGAAGATAATTTGATGGTGGATCAGAGTGGGAAGCTGACGGTGATTGATTTTGCAGATTCATTAATTGCACCAGGAATTTATGAAGATATGACACTGATCTGCGACGCATTTCATTTTGACAGAGATTTTTTAGAAGGATATTATGGAAAGATCAGTACGGAAGAGTTAACAGAGAAATGTATGGGTGCCATTCTATGTCATGAATATGGTTATCACGTGGTTAAAAGTATGTTTGGCCCTGTCGCAGATTTAAGGGAATTAAGAGATAAGATAGTGGAACAGCTTACTGATTCTAGTACTGAGAGAAAATAA
- a CDS encoding gamma-glutamyl-gamma-aminobutyrate hydrolase family protein, protein MKKPVIGIAANILIVEGGTMPGIYRAYVNNDYVESIEMGGGIPVLLPVLTNQEDGARLLELVDGLVLSGGYDVAPDLYGEQPSPLQGFTMREVDTQYLQLIREADRRKKPVLGICKGAQMMNVAFGGTLYQDLGSQLTGSFQHVQKAPRGDATHMVDTEEESFIKSITGKRGWVNSFHHQAIKDMAEGFLVTARADDGVVECIERQEGSFMCGVQWHPEMMAKFQNETMINLFRQFILKCMD, encoded by the coding sequence ATGAAAAAACCTGTCATAGGAATCGCGGCAAATATTTTAATTGTGGAGGGCGGTACCATGCCCGGAATTTACCGTGCCTACGTGAACAATGATTATGTGGAAAGCATTGAAATGGGGGGAGGCATCCCGGTTCTGCTACCTGTATTAACGAATCAGGAGGATGGGGCCAGGCTCCTGGAGCTGGTGGACGGACTGGTTCTTTCCGGGGGATATGATGTGGCACCAGATTTATATGGAGAGCAGCCTTCCCCTTTACAGGGATTTACCATGCGGGAGGTGGACACCCAGTATTTACAGCTGATTCGAGAGGCAGATCGGCGTAAAAAACCGGTTCTTGGCATCTGTAAGGGAGCCCAGATGATGAACGTGGCATTTGGGGGAACGCTGTATCAGGATCTTGGCTCCCAGCTGACAGGCTCTTTTCAGCACGTACAAAAGGCACCAAGAGGTGACGCTACACACATGGTAGATACGGAAGAGGAGAGCTTTATTAAGAGTATTACTGGTAAGAGGGGCTGGGTCAATTCCTTCCATCATCAGGCGATTAAGGACATGGCAGAGGGCTTCTTGGTTACAGCCAGAGCCGATGACGGAGTGGTGGAATGCATCGAGCGGCAGGAAGGCAGCTTTATGTGCGGCGTACAATGGCACCCGGAAATGATGGCGAAGTTTCAGAATGAGACCATGATAAATTTATTTCGTCAGTTTATCCTTAAGTGCATGGATTAA
- a CDS encoding serine dehydratase subunit alpha family protein: protein MDQKIYDSYVRILRNELIPAFGCTEPIALAYASAKAREILGEFPELIEAHCSGNIIKNVKGVRVPNSGGLKGVETAVILGALAGDSDKKLEILESITEKDRRNARELLDKDFCRCILVEEVGNLFLKIKAVNRGQWAEVTIEHAHTNITLIKKNGVTLYEQAYNVNDTRSDKSLLNIRDIVAFADRVNIEDVKDVLDMQISYNSAIAEEGLKGQWGAQIGRIFMSGYRPEIQWLAIAKTAAGSDARMAGCPSPVVINSGSGNQGMTCSIPVIEYARELGKTKEELYRALCISNLTAQDQKQYIGPLSAYCGVVCAAASAGAAITYLYGGTVEQIEHTVVNTIANVGGMICDGAKASCAAKIASALQAAILGHQMAMQGITFEPGEGLVQDEPEETIRAIGYMGKEGMKKTDVEILNIMIGNRSI, encoded by the coding sequence ATGGATCAAAAAATATACGACAGCTATGTGAGGATCTTAAGGAATGAACTGATTCCGGCGTTTGGCTGTACAGAACCCATTGCCCTTGCCTATGCTTCTGCAAAAGCCAGGGAGATTCTTGGTGAATTTCCTGAACTGATAGAGGCACATTGCAGCGGAAATATTATTAAAAACGTAAAGGGAGTGAGAGTACCAAACTCAGGAGGGCTTAAAGGGGTTGAGACCGCAGTGATTTTAGGGGCTCTTGCTGGAGATTCTGATAAAAAGCTGGAAATACTGGAATCAATCACAGAAAAAGACAGGCGGAATGCAAGAGAACTGCTTGACAAGGATTTCTGCCGTTGTATATTAGTAGAAGAAGTTGGAAATTTATTCCTTAAAATAAAGGCGGTTAATAGGGGTCAATGGGCAGAAGTGACCATTGAACACGCCCATACCAATATCACATTAATAAAGAAAAATGGAGTGACCTTATATGAACAGGCCTATAATGTGAATGATACGAGAAGTGATAAATCCCTTCTTAATATAAGGGATATTGTAGCGTTTGCAGATCGGGTCAATATAGAAGATGTTAAGGATGTCCTTGATATGCAGATTTCCTATAATTCTGCCATTGCTGAGGAAGGACTTAAGGGGCAATGGGGAGCTCAGATTGGAAGGATTTTTATGTCAGGCTATCGGCCTGAGATCCAGTGGCTTGCCATAGCAAAGACGGCTGCCGGATCGGATGCAAGAATGGCAGGATGTCCTTCTCCGGTGGTCATTAATTCTGGTTCTGGAAATCAGGGAATGACCTGTTCCATACCGGTCATTGAGTATGCCAGGGAGCTTGGAAAGACGAAAGAGGAGCTTTACCGTGCTCTATGTATTTCTAATTTGACGGCTCAGGACCAGAAGCAGTATATCGGGCCTTTGTCGGCATACTGCGGAGTGGTATGTGCCGCCGCCAGTGCAGGAGCTGCCATTACCTATCTTTATGGGGGAACCGTGGAGCAGATTGAGCATACCGTAGTCAACACCATTGCCAATGTAGGCGGAATGATCTGTGATGGGGCAAAGGCTAGCTGTGCGGCAAAGATTGCCTCTGCTCTCCAGGCAGCCATATTAGGGCATCAGATGGCGATGCAGGGCATAACATTTGAACCTGGAGAGGGGCTGGTGCAGGACGAGCCGGAGGAGACCATCCGTGCCATCGGCTATATGGGAAAAGAGGGAATGAAAAAGACTGATGTGGAAATATTAAATATCATGATTGGAAACCGGTCTATTTGA